In a genomic window of Lycium ferocissimum isolate CSIRO_LF1 chromosome 9, AGI_CSIRO_Lferr_CH_V1, whole genome shotgun sequence:
- the LOC132030751 gene encoding LOW QUALITY PROTEIN: UDP-glucuronate 4-epimerase 1-like (The sequence of the model RefSeq protein was modified relative to this genomic sequence to represent the inferred CDS: inserted 1 base in 1 codon) — MRGLEEEFIPSTPGKFKDKTYYSVNRQFHRCFASTSTMFLWALFLIALTASYLSFQSFMDSGTRYLSSTWGSLHWEKQVRDSAQIHRVNGMSVLVTGAAGFVGSHVSIALKKRGDGVVGIDNFNNYYDPTLKKARKNLLNSQNIFIVEGDXDDMRMLVKLFDIVAFTHVMHLAAQAGVRYAMENPQSYVHSNIAGLVTLLEACKNANPQPAIVWASSSSVYGLNEKVPFSESDRTDQPASLYAATKKAGEEITHTYNHIYGLSITGLRFFTVYGPWGRPDMAYFSFTRNILQGKPITVYRGKNRVDLARDFTYIDDIVKGCVGSLDTAGKSTGSGGKKRRPAPYRIFNLGNTSPVTVPMMVAMLEKHLKIKAKKHVLDMPGNGDVPFTHANISLARKELGYKPTTDLQTGLRKFVRWYLSYYGYSQEKSVK, encoded by the exons atgagggGATTGGAAGAGGAATTCATTCCATCAACACCAGGAAAATTCAAAGACAAAACTTATTACTCCGTTAACCGTCAATTCCACAGATGTTTCGCTTCAACAAGTACAATGTTCTTATGGGCATTATTCTTGATTGCTTTAACGGCCTCCTATTTGAGTTTCCAGTCATTCATGGATTCCGGTACCCGGTATCTTTCCTCTACATGGGGTAGTCTTCATTGGGAAAAACAAGTCCGTGATTCCGCTCAAATCCACCGTGTCAATGGTATGTCCGTACTTGTTACCGGTGCAGCCGGTTTCGTTGGTTCCCACGTTTCAATCGCTTTAAAAAAACGTGGCGACGGCGTCGTTGGGATTGATAATTTCAACAATTATTACGACCCCACGTtgaagaaagcaagaaaaaatcttttaaattcTCAGAATATTTTTATTGTTGAAGGTG GTGACGACATGCGTATGTTAGTGAAGCTATTTGATATTGTAGCGTTTACGCATGTTATGCATTTAGCTGCGCAGGCTGGTGTGCGTTACGCAATGGAAAATCCACAATCTTATGTTCATAGTAATATTGCTGGACTTGTTACGCTTCTTGAAGCTTGTAAAAATGCTAACCCACAACCCGCTATTGTATGGGCCAGCTCCAGTTCAGTTTACGGGTTAAAtgaaaaagtaccgttttctgaaTCGGATCGGACGGATCAACCTGCTTCGTTATATGCAGCCACAAAAAAAGCGGGCGAGGAAATTACTCACAcgtataatcatatatatggGTTGTCGATAACTGGATTGAGGTTTTTCACGGTTTACGGGCCGTGGGGTAGACCCGACATGGCGTATTTTAGTTTTACGAGGAATATATTGCAAGGGAAACCGATCACGGTTTATCGGGGCAAGAATCGGGTCGATTTGGCCCGTGATTTTacatacattgatgatatagtGAAAGGGTGTGTGGGGTCACTTGATACAGCTGGGAAGAGTACCGGGTCGGGTGGGAAGAAACGGAGACCCGCTCCTTATCGGATCTTTAATTTGGGTAATACGTCACCTGTTACTGTTCCAATGATGGTTGCTATGTTGGAAAAGCATTTGAAGATTAAAGCTAAGAAACATGTTTTGGATATGCCTGGAAACGGTGACGTTCCGTTTACACATGCGAATATCAGTTTGGCCCGAAAAGAACTCGGGTATAAACCGACAACCGATTTGCAAACCGGGTTGAGGAAATTTGTTAGGTGGTATCTCTCTTATTATGGATACAGTCAAGAAAAGTCTGTAAAATAA
- the LOC132030753 gene encoding putative clathrin assembly protein At5g35200, with translation MARKAFGALKDSTMVGMAKVNSEYKKLDVAILKATNHVEVLPKEKHVRTLFNAVSGNRPRADVCYCLHTLSKRLAKTRTWQVALKTLIVIHRAMREVDVSFLQELVNYSAHRGHLLNLTHFKDDTSTNAWDYSTWIRSYALYLEEYLECYCLVKYDFQRERKRMKELTTPTLIETIPCLQQLLSRLLACQPVGAAQYNFLIQHALSIVAAESASLYVAIADGMLNLVDKFFEMQRHDAVRALEIYRRAGDQAAKLSEFFEICRNLDFGRGQKYVKIEKPPESFILAMEEYLTDAPKPLMLTWKPDDDDRNTKVIAVPGSKQETDEGQETEVQTKEESNTETPAPPLIPDLLSFDEPSEDQSAALEDNNALALVISTPDEVSNSLSSSDQSSQPTGWELDLVAASSSNQGASMDNKLIQGGVLDRSKLDNLYETAMARQNIVNDPYNREVSSSNPFEVADNSQDAFYNPTNSGANGAQMAAMAHYHDYGVFMQQQINANMSQSQEQFIGQRQALMMQQQMAIVSLQQQNAGTIQEEKPQIIQENITDVPQQQLEGPPALANNDSNPFGNPFTDQDLTTHHSPSQNLSNVSQNQSSPASLI, from the exons ATGGCGAGAAAAGCTTTTGGCGCTTTAAAAGATTCCACAATGGTCGGGATGGCCAAGGTTAACAGCGAGTACAAG aaACTAGATGTTGCTATACTCAAGGCCACAAACCATGTCGAAGTACTGCCAAAGGAGAAGCATGTACGAA CTCTTTTCAATGCAGTTTCAGGCAACAGACCTCGGGCAGATGTTTGCTATTGCTTACATACTCTCTCCAAGAGGCTCGCCAAAACGCGTACTTGGCAA gTTGCCCTAAAAACTTTAATTGTTATCCATCGTGCTATGAGGGAAGTTGATGTTTCATTTCTTCAAGAGCTTGTTAATTATAGTGCTCATAGAGGCCATTTGTTAAACCTAACACATTTCAAGGATGATACGAGCACCAATG CATGGGACTATTCTACATGGATTCGTTCTTATGCTTTATATCTGGAAGAATACCTTGAATGCTACTGCTTAGTGAAATATGATTTTCAGAGAGAACGAAAG AGAATGAAGGAGCTAACTACCCCAACCTTGATAGAGACAATACCTTGTTTACAACAACTGCTCTCTCGCCTTCTCGCTTGCCAG CCAGTGGGAGCAGCTCaatataatttcttgattcAGCATGCCCTTTCAATT GTAGCAGCAGAAAGTGCGAGTCTCTATGTAGCGATTGCTGATGGGATGCTTAACTTAGTGGACAAG TTTTTTGAGATGCAACGTCATGATGCGGTCAGAGCACTTGAAATCTATCGAAGGGCAGGAGATCAA GCGGCAAAGCTATCTGAGTTCTTTGAGATATGTAGGAACCTTGATTTTGGACGAGGTCAGAAGTACGTTAAAATAGAAAAG CCGCCTGAGTCGTTCATATTAGCAATGGAAGAGTACTTGACGGATGCTCCAAAACCTCTAATGCTTACATGGAAGCCG GATGATGATGACAGAAATACCAAGGTCATTGCTGTTCCTGGATCCAAACAAGAGACTGATGAAGGGCAAGAAACCGAAGTACAAACGAAAGAAGAGAGTAACACGGAAACTCCAGCCCCGCCCCTCATTCCTGACCTTTTA TCTTTTGATGAGCCAAGTGAAGATCAATCGGCTGCACTTGAAGATAACAACGCCCTAGCTTTAGTTATTAGTACACCTg ATGAAGTGTCAAATTCTTTGAGCAGTTCAGACCAAAGTAGTCAACCTACAGGTTGGGAATTGGACCTCGTTGCAGCATCAAGTTCTAACCAGGGGGCGTCCATGGATAATAAACTG ATACAGGGAGGTGTACTCGATAGATCAAAGTTGGATAATCTATACGAAACAGCAATGGCAAGACAGAATATTGTAAATGACCCTTACAATAGGGAAGTTTCGTCGTCTAATCCCTTTGAGGTAGCTGATAATTCCCAGGATGCATTTTATAATCCAACCAACTCTGGAGCAAATGGTGCACAGATGGCTGCTATGGCTCACTACCATGACTATGGTGTTTTTATGCAACAACAGATTAATGCCAATATGTCTCAATCACAAGAACAATTCATCGGACAACGCCAAGCCTTGATGATGCAGCAGCAAATGGCTATTGTGTCTCTGCAACAGCAAAATGCTGGAACTATTCAAGAAGAGAAACCGcaaataattcaagaaaatataaCTGATGTGCCTCAACAACAACTAGAAGGACCACCAGCATTGGCCAATAATGACTCCAATCCATTTGGGAATCCTTTCACTGACCAAGATCTTACAACTCATCATAGTCCATCTCAGAATCTGTCTAATGTATCTCAAAATCAAAGCTCACCAGCTAGTTTAATCTAA
- the LOC132030755 gene encoding TMV resistance protein N-like, with protein sequence MNQQKSSWHVSPLIRWSYDVFLSFRGKDIRKTFVDHLYVALQQKGIHTFKDDEKLEKGKSISPDLMKAIKESRMALIIFSENYANSTWCLDELTKIMECKNVNGQIVLPVFYDVDPSTVRKQKKSFGEAFRNHEDCFKVQKWRAALEEAANLSGWDLPKTDNAHEARVVKQIVEDIMAKLGGQTHASNAENLVGMESHLQKVYKMIQVGYGGVRFVGIWGMSGVGKTTLARVIYDNIRSQFEGACFLHEVRDRSTKQGLECLQEILLSEILGLKDLRINNLYEGANMQKQRLQRKKVLVVLDDVDHIDQLYALAGEREWFGPGSRVIITTKDKHLLVKHEVEKIYRMRALNEDESLQLFKLYAFKKIYHKKEFMDLSAQVIRYTAGLPLALKVLGSFLYGRDLAEWRSEVERLNQLPEDEILKQLELSFNGLNNIEQKIFLDIVCFFTGKKKTAVTRILESSNFSPVIGIKVLMEKSLITISEGRILVHQLIQEMGWHIVRREASDNPRRYSRLWTSKDISHVLTRNMGTENIEGISLNLTNTEEINVIRTAFMQMTRLRFLKLKNAYVCQGPDFLPGELRWLDWHRYPSKNMPISFQGELLVGLKLKNSRIIQLWKVSKVLWNLKYINLSHSHKLIRTPDFSGTPNLERLVLEECTSLVEIKFSVKDLGKLVLLNLKNCTNLKTLPKSIQLESLEVLILSGCSKLKTFPEIKEKMNRLSELYLEGTAVRELPTSIENLSGVSLINLSYCKHLENLPSSIFRLKCLRRLALSGCSRLERLSDDMGLLVVLEELHCDGTAIRTIPSSISLLKHLKHLSFHGCNALGLQVGSSIFSSWLPGKGQYSMGLIISNLSSLCSLTTLDISYCNISDGGALCNLGCLSSLVELNLSGNNFTNIPAPSIGGLTRLIRLELVGCRKLVSFPELPQCIEEVHADECTSLESRDKLVKYPMLRRVYLGQCSLCVADDSIPWNLLKINNQALGASRRPMIRSNTKELQDKLIPLMEQTQDIAVNSIFAALDQRFPSGLRIKTWGNIFQ encoded by the exons ATGAATCAACAGAAAAGCTCTTGGCATGTTTCTCCTCTTATTCGATGGAGTTACGATGTTTTCTTGAGCTTTAGAGGTAAAGATATACGCAAAACTTTTGTTGATCATCTGTACGTTGCTCTGCAACAAAAGGGAATTCATACCTTCAAAGATGATGAGAAATTAGAGAAAGGCAAGTCCATTTCACCTGACCTTATGAAAGCAATTAAAGAGTCAAGGATGGCTTTGATTATATTCTCCGAAAACTATGCTAATTCAACATGGTGTTTAGATGAATTAACAAAGATCATGGAGTGCAAGAATGTAAACGGACAAATTGTCCTTCCGGTGTTTTATGATGTAGATCCATCAACAGtgaggaaacaaaaaaaaagctTTGGAGAAGcatttagaaatcatgaagactGTTTCAAGGTGCAAAAATGGAGAGCAGCACTGGAGGAAGCAGCTAATTTATCTGGCTGGGATTTGCCAAAAACTGACAATGC GCATGAAGCTAGAGTCGTAAAGCAAATTGTGGAAGATATAATGGCTAAATTGGGTGGACAGACACATGCAAGCAATGCTGAAAATCTTGTTGGCATGGAGTCACACCTGCAAAAAGTGTATAAAATGATTCAGGTCGGGTATGGTGGAGTTCGTTTCGTTGGAATATGGGGTATGAGCGGAGTGGGGAAGACAACTCTAGCGAGAGTTATTTATGATAATATTCGGAGTCAATTTGAAGGTGCATGTTTTCTTCATGAAGTTAGAGACCGTTCAACAAAACAGGGCCTGGAGTGCTTGCAAGAGATACTTCTTTCTGAGATCCTTGGCCTAAAAGATCTAAGGATCAACAATTTATATGAAGGAGCTAATATGCAAAAACAAAGACTACAACGCAAAAAGGTTCTTGTTGTTCTTGATGATGTTGATCACATAGATCAGTTATATGCTTTAGCTGGTGAGCGTGAATGGTTTGGTCCCGGAAGTAGAGTCATCATAACAACTAAAGACAAACACTTGCTTGTTAAGCATGAGGTGGAAAAGATATATAGAATGAGAGCGTTAAATGAAGATGAAAGTTTGCAGCTTTTTAAACTGTAtgctttcaagaaaatttatcaCAAAAAGGAATTCATGGATCTCTCAGCTCAAGTGATAAGGTATACTGCTGGACTCCCCTTGGCTTTGAAGGTCTTGGGCAGCTTCTTGTATGGAAGAGATTTGGCTGAATGGAGAAGTGAAGTGGAACGATTGAACCAACTACCAGAAGATGAAATACTGAAGCAACTCGAACTAAGTTTCAACGGACTCAACAACATTGAACAAAAGATATTCTTAGACATTGTGTGTTTCTTCACAGGGAAGAAGAAAACTGCAGTGACGAGAATACTTGAGAGTTCTAATTTCAGCCCTGTTATCGGCATAAAAGTTCTCATGGAGAAATCTTTGATTACTATCTCAGAAGGTCGAATTTTAGTGCACCAATTGATTCAAGAAATGGGCTGGCACATTGTTCGTCGAGAAGCTTCCGATAATCCAAGAAGATATAGTAGGTTGTGGACGTCCAAAGATATTTCTCATGTACTTACAAGAAATATG GGCACAGAAAACATTGAAGGCATATCACTGAACTTGACAAATACAGAAGAAATTAATGTTATTCGCACAGCCTTCATGCAGATGACCAGACTAAGGTTTCTCAAACTCAAGAATGCATATGTTTGTCAGGGTCCAGATTTTCTTCCCGGTGAGTTGAGGTGGCTTGATTGGCACAGATATCCTTCAAAAAATATGCCAATTAGCTTTCAGGGAGAGCTGCTTGTTggtttgaaattgaaaaatagcCGCATCATACAACTATGGAAAGTCTCTAAG GTTCTATGGAATTTGAAGTACATTAACCTTAGCCATTCACATAAGCTAATAAGGACCCCAGATTTCTCAGGTACCCCTAATCTTGAAAGGTTGGTTCTTGAAGAATGCACAAGTTTGGTAGAAATCAAATTTTCTGTTAAAGATCTTGGAAAGCTAGTGCTGCTGAATCTGAAGAACTGCACAAATTTAAAGACCTTACCAAAGAGTATTCAACTGGAAAGTCTTGAGGTTTTGATCCTATCAGGCTGCTCAAAACTCAAAACATTcccagaaataaaagaaaaaatgaatcgTTTATCAGAACTGTACTTGGAAGGAACTGCTGTAAGAGAACTACCCACATCAATTGAGAACCTTTCTGGAGTTAGTTTGATAAATCTAAGTTACTGCAAGCATCTTGAGAATCTTCCAAGCAGTATTTTTAGATTGAAGTGTCTAAGAAGACTTGCTCTATCGGGGTGCTCAAGACTGGAAAGACTATCAGATGACATGGGACTTTTAGTGGTTTTAGAGGAGCTCCACTGTGATGGCACAGCCATCCGAACAATTCCCTCCTCTATTTCTCTGCTAAAGCACCTTAAGCACTTATCTTTTCACGGATGCAATGCTTTGGGTTTACAAGTAGGCAGCTCAATCTTCTCTTCTTGGCTTCCAGGAAAAGGCCAATACTCCATGGGTCtaattatttctaatttatcGAGTCTTTGTTCATTGACAACGTTGGATATTAGTTACTGCAATATCTCAGACGGAGGCGCCCTATGTAATCTTGGGTGCTTATCATCTTTGGTGGAATTGAATCTTAGTGGTAACAATTTTACCAATATTCCAGCTCCAAGCATCGGTGGTCTTACCAGACTCATACGCCTTGAATTAGTTGGCTGTAGGAAGCTTGTGAGTTTTCCAGAGCTTCCTCAATGTATAGAAGAGGTGCATGCGGATGAATGTACATCTTTGGAGAGCAgagataaattagtcaaatatcCAATGTTGCGCCGAGTTTACCTTGGACAATGTTCTCTTTGTGTTGCTGATGATAGCATCCCTTGGAACCTATTAAAGATCAATAACCAAGCCTTGGGAGCTTCTAGAAGGCCTATGATAAGATCCAATACAAAGGAACTTCAAGACAAGTTAATTCCTTTAATGGAGCAGACCCAAGATATAGCTGTGAATTCAATATTTGCAGCTCTGGATCAGAGATTCCCGAGTGGTTTACGTATAAAAACTTggggaaatatttttcagtgA